Genomic segment of bacterium:
AAACGGCATTCACTTGGGGTTTCCGGGTGAAAAACAGGAATACCACCGATATCCCGCAGTACATTTCATTTAACATCGCGTACGGTTCACGAGAGACCCCCTACATCAACAACGGTTGTGAGACCTATGTCGAGATCGATCCTGTGACCACGACCGCTGTGCATTCCCCCGCCTCTCCTGTAGCGCTGACACTTCATCCTCCACATCCAAATCCTTCCACCGGCACAACAACCATCGCCTACACACTGCCGCAACGCACCTTCGTCACGCTGACCTTGCATGATGCACTGGGGAGAGAGCTTCACCGGAACCATAGTGCCATGCTGCAGGATGCAGGCGCACATCAGTCACGCATCGATCTCGCGGCCTTTCCCCCAGGCCTGTACTTCATTCGCCTCCAGGCTGGGGCACAATCGCGCATGACGAAACTGCTGATTGAACGATAAGCTGATCGTCCAGAAGACTATCGCAGTCCTGCAACCACAATGCGGCGATGCAGCGTATATGCTGCACCAATTGCGGTAAGGAAATACACTCCCGGACCGGGAACGTGCAGCTCCAGAGAAATATGCAGTTTCTGCATATTTCCCTTATATAGGTTTTCAGTAGTACTAATCGATCTTCGAGAGGAGCTCGAGCAGTCGATGCATACAGTGCCCTTTGCCCCCTGCGATGAACAAACCGGTGTGGCCGAGCATATCGATGCTTTTTCCCTGGACGTCTACTGCGTCGCCACCCGCGCCACGCACGAGCAGAATTCCCGCAGCGAGGTCGAATGACTGCGCGGGACCTCCTGCCCAGTTGTTGACATACAGGTAATGTCCCTTGGCTGCGTCGAGCATGGACCACACGGGCGAACCGCCGAGTGACCGCACGCTGCGCACGGCATTCTGTTTCCATTCCGTGTACAGCGCCTGTACGATGGCATCGGCGGATCGGGATGGATGCACATTGATGAGGCAGGTATCATCGTGCTGCCGTCGCGGCGTGAGGTTCATCCCCATATCGGCTTCTCCAAACAGGGAGAGCTGCAGGAGACGGGTCAGTCCTCCCTTCGCTGCATACGCAAGCTCACCGGTGGCATGATTGACGACCATGCCGAGTGTGGGTTCTGTATCCTGATACCATGTGAGTGTCGTGGTGCAGGACTCTGCATGCGCCAGAAAACTCCATGTCCCATCAATCGGATCCATTGCCAGGGCCACGCCTTTCTCAGGCAGACTGTTCCCGAGTTCTTCACCGACGAATTGCACATCCGGCATAGCAGCGCGCAGCGCTTCGAGCACACGATACTCGATTTCCTTTTCAATGGACGTCACCATGCTGCCATCCGCTTTCACGCTGCGCTCCAAATCCGCAACACCCATCCGGTATTCGCGAACGATCTGTGCGCTGGTAAGCAGAGCCCAGAGACCAAAACGCAATGGTTCGTCATCCGACTCCGCTTGCTGCTTTCCCGGAAGGGTCCCGTTGCGAAATGCGTCGATACTTGTCTGTTCCAGTTTCGTCAGCGACATAATCCCCTATCCTGATTTCCTGAGAATCTCCATTGCGATTTCTTCCTTCACCCGCCCGGATTGCAACAGCGACTCGACGGCGGAACGAAGGATCGCTGCCTTGCCGGTTGAGAAACGATTGATAAGTTCCGGTGTCAGTTCGGTCCAACGGAGTGTACACCAGGGTTTGTACGATTGCACACTTGTTTCACTCTCCGTATGCAGCAGAAAACCGTAGGCGTATATCCACGCATTATCGGTCTGCCTGGCATCGTAGAGATAATCCTGGTAAAGCAGCTTCGTGCTGCCCGCTGCGGCATCGGCGTCCAGCACCGCGTCCACATATCGCCGGAGCACCTCTTCGGTTTCCTCCCCGAAATTCACAAAGTCTTCCGGAAGATCATCCGCTTCTTCCCCTCGGTCACAGAGCAGGAGTTCGAGTCCACTTTCATGCGCGTTGACACGCGTGATGACCGGAAGGACGACAGGGTTCGGACCCCATCTCCCAAGTGCGCCACGGCCTGCAATGCCTGTTCGTCCTGAAGGATTGAGCGGTTTTCCATCCTCGCCTTTCATAATCTCTGTCATCCCATCCACCAGAAATGCTCCGGAAAAATCATCTTCGGGATCTGCCCATCCCGAGGCGCTGCTGCCGCGGCTGTGCGCGAGCACTTCCGGCTCGACGTTATACGGTGGATTATAATCCCGGCTTTCAAAACGCCAGTCTGCTTCGTCAATGGAAACACGCTGACGGGGAGGATAGGTCGATGGACGCTCTCCACGGATTTTCAACTGGAAATCGTCGGCCACGAGTTGGAAAAGCAATGATTCCGCCGAGGCGAGCGCATACCAGAGCTGTACCGGACCACATTCCCCACGATCGCGACTCCTGTCGAAACTGAGCGTGTGGATGGCGTATTTCAGCAGAGCGATGCGGTACATCAACCATTCGTCGCCATCACGCAGCGAGAAATACGTTTCTCGCACCGCGCGTACAGCGAGATACATGCGTTTGAAGCGGATATCCCATGCAATGAATCGGAGTGACGCTGGCATCTCGTTAATATCCGGAAGAATAGCAGTATCCAGCACACACTCCTCGAATCGTTGCAGTCGGATAAAATCTTCCTCCTGGAAGTCTTTCCCGATGACAAACTTGATATCGTTCTCGAGCTTCGCAAAGTCCAGTTCAAGGGGATGATTGTCCGCATGCGTCCAGTCGATCGCCCAGGTGTTCCCGATGTTGTCGCAGATCAGATTCGCAAGATTGAGATCACCGTGCGAGAGACAGACGACGGTTTCGAGACCGTCATCATTTTTTCGAACAAGGTCGAACATGCGCACAACCATGTCTGTGTCTATGGTGTCCGTTCCCTTGATGCGCTGCCGGTGAAGACTCTCGATATTGCCCTGAAGCCAGCGGGACTGCTTCCGGATGTGCAGCATGAACTGGCGGTAGGGTGCGACATGACGACGGCGACCGGTATTCCCGTACATGTTGTGCGCCAGGAGACTGAGTGTGCGGCGCAGGAGATTCAAGAAACGTTCGAGGCGTGCATCATCAGTGGCAGCTTCGAAGAGATCCTGCAGGGTGGAAGGACTTCCCTCCATAGTCGCAAGTTCCATGCCGATGCCTGTGAACTCACCGAAGGAGACGGGCGGACTAATGGTGGGCACGTGCTTGCCGAGCAAGTCTTTCACACGCTCATATCCTTTCAACTCTCGGCGGATGGAATGGAAGGAATCAATTTTCATGACCATCGGTTCCGTGAGTGCTTCCCCTTTCCAGCCGTTCGCCAGGAAGAGAAAACTTCCGCTGAATCCTCCCTTCAGCGGCTTGAGTTCGGTTCGGGTCCAATGCATGCAAATGGCTTCGACAATGCGGCGCTGATCATGGGAGAGCGCTTCCCGTATTTCCGTGGGACCGATGCTGCAGGCATGTCGCGCCTTGTGCGGAAGTTTCGAGGGATCGAGTCCGACCCACGCGAGCGCATCCGCAAGTTCGGGGATGACATCGACGAGAATGTCCGGGTAACGGTATCGCAGGGCTGTGAAATGTGCGTCCCTGTTCGCGCTTCCAACCAGATGCGGTGTGACGGCAACGTGACGGAAGCCAAAAACGTGACGAAGGATATGCGCTGTATTCAGCAACCTCTTTTCCGTGTGCACACCGACCAGCAGTATGCGCGTGTCCTTCCACTCCTGCTTACCCTGCTCCTCGATGCGCTGCCCGGTCAGTCCTTCAAAGGCCAGCGAAAACGCCTGCAACGGGAGCGCGAGACTACCGGTCTCGAGAACGGTAACAGTTGAGGAAAGGCTCTCAAGGGATGGAAGGAATGCGTAGCCTCTGCTGTCCTTTATCCCGTGATCGCCATATCGGAGAAGGATTTCCCTGTGCTCGGGTTCATCGGGATCCAGGCAGTCCCTGAGCAGGACAATCCCTGTCTGTCCGTCGCTCTCCTGCGCCAGACGCAGTACGGCAGGAAGCACCCCTTCCCCATGCTGCTCTCCGCCACCGAACAGGCGCTCATACTCATCGATACCGATGTTGAGAATATTATCCCTGAACTCTGTTTCGGGACTGCAGTAATCGTTGGTGAGATTGTCGGCGAGGATAAGTGCGTGCATGAACTGACTTCGGAGCGTACTTGAGATGCTTGTTGATGCGGCTACAGTTTTTTCAATACGGTGACGATATTCCGGCTGTCACTTCGCGTGTACGACACCGCATCCATCATCTGCCGAACGAGGTGGATACCGAGTCCGCCGACCTCCCGCTGCTCCAGTGGCAAATCAGTGTCGGGTACCTGGTACGTAAATGGGTCGAAGGGAATGCCGTCATCACGAAGTGTCGCAGTCAGCTGCCGGTTGCGCAACGCGACTTCGACGTCAATCTGATGCTCATCACTGTCGGTGTAAGCGTGACGAATGATGTTGTTGATCAGTTCATCGAGTACCACGCGCAGGTTGTCACGCAATGCCACAGGAATCCCGTGTGCGGCGGCGAAATCCGCAACAGCGGATTTAACCTCTTCTATCGATGGGAGGTTGTTGCGGATGGTGAGCGCGATGCGCGCTTCGTCGCTATGGTTTGCTGTGGAGTTCATCAGATGGGATACCCGCGATCGGATACGGGCCACACCGCTCAGGGAAATGCGCTGCGTGCTTCCTCTTCTGATGCAAACACTTTGAGTATGGTACTGAACCCGGAGATATCGAAGACGGATTTCGTCGTCTGGTTCAACGTGCAGACATGCAGGTCGCCGCCTTCCCTGCGGAGTTTCTTCGTACTTGCCAGCAGTATGCGGAGTCCGGCACTGCTCACGTAATCCACCTTCTCGAAACTCGCGACAACGTGTCGCGCCCCCTGGTCGAACGCGGAATTGAACTGTTCCTCCACCATGGGAGCAGTGTTGGAATCAAAACTCCCTATCAGATGCAGGGTAATGACTTCCCCGTTAATTATCCGCTCAATCTCCATTCTTTGCTCCTGAATACGTACACGGAATCAGCACCCGCACGATGCGGAACGCTGACACGATCACAGCCATCGGAGAAGTACAACTCCATCATGGGTATGCAGCTCACAGATGGCTGAATGAGACCGTAGACCTGAATGCCCCAATATAAGAAAAATCTTATCTCAAGTGCCCAGTCCCGCATGATATCCAAGCATACGAATACACTTCCGTATGAGATCTCTGCCGGTCGTGAATCACTTGACATTCAGAGTAGGATGTCTATTTTACCGCAACGCTTTTCCCCAGGAAATCCATAACTGCCCTCGGAGGTCTCATGAACACGTACATGCGTCTTGTCGCCATTGTGTTACTGTTCACAGTAATACATACCATGCACGCCCAGGAACGTTCTGCTGCGACGATGGAAGGTGCCACCATACTCAGTGGCACCGCATCGATAACGAGTCAGGGAAGCGAAAACTCGGACAACAGGTATACCGTACTGTCGCTCGTTCCAAGTCTGCACTATTTCGTTTCTGATGGTGTGGGCCTCGGCGGCGATGTCAGTCTCACTCATGCCTCGCAGGGTGATGCATCCGCAACACAGATTGGCATTGGCCCGAAAATCTCGTACTTCTTTGACAAGGGAAGCAATACCATCCCCTATCTAGGAGCTGGAGCCAGCTTCCTGTCACAGGCGGCGACGCGGAGCGAGACGGATACCGGATGGCGGATCAAACTCGGAGGTGGATTGCTGCTGCGGAAAGATCATCTCGGATTTGTCATTGAAGCGGGATTCTTGCTCGATTCCATTGACAGAGGTGAGTGGACAGGCACTGTCAGCTACAACACTATCTACATTGCCTTCGGATTTGCAGGGCTGTTTTTCTGATCACCTTGTGTCGCCTCACGGTATTGAGGCGAACATGACCTGCAGTCCGAGGACGCTCCCGAGCAGTACGAAGGCCGCACCGGTGATACGCTGAACGCGCATGAAATACCGGGACTTCAGTCGCCGGGTATACCGCGAGGCGATGCGCATGCACGCCTGGAGGTAGATAAAATTGCCGAGGGCAAAACCAGACGCAAAGAGCAGGCAGCTTATGCTGCTCCACTGCAGCAATCCCAGCGATTCTGCCTGTGATGTCAGCAACGCAAAACCCACGAGAAAGCACGGACTGACGATAGTCGCGGCTTTCACGGTGAATCCCAGTGAGAAGGGACCGAGTACCTTGCCGGTCCCTTCCTTTTTTATCGTGGCAGCCGCGGGGTCGGGCGCGGCGACAATATCCGGCCGACGTTGAAGCACAAGATATGTTCCGTACCCTATGAGCGCTGCAATCAGAAAAAGCTGCACCCCCATATATATACCCTGATGCATCTCCATGCTCCCCACGAAATACCTTGATGCCGCACCTGCGGCAAAGACTGCCAGCAGAGCATAGATCACATCCACGACGAGGACACCGAATGTGAAGGGTGCGGCCCTGGCGAAGCCACGAGTGATCGAGAGATTCAATCCGACCACAATGGTACCGCCAGGGACGAGGGCATACAGAAACCCTATCAGTATTCCTTCAAACAATATCACGTGACGCACTCGGTGACCTGTTGCGCCGGCTGCTGCTCCTGTCGCTTCTCCCTCATCCTCTTCAAACGCAGGTATTCCCTTCTGAACAGCCAGTTGCTGTACAGGAAGAAAACTGAGAGTCTTGGATCGGGGCAGAGTGAACGGCGCACAATACCCACAAGGCCGGAGAGACGTCCGAGCAGATCTATGAATCCTGCTTCGGCTTCGTCTGCTGTCATCTGCAACGGCTTGTACAGGCAAAGATTAAAGGAGGAATTGTACCCGATGTTATTCCTGAGAAAATCGTGCTCATCCTTGATCAGCAGCCGGTTCTCTGATTTGAGTCGGCTGTAGAGTGGCGTTCCCGGCAGCGGCACCAGGAGGTTGATCATGGGCAGTGCAATATTATGGCTGATCACGAGTTCGCTCAGCTGCGCTGCCGTATCCTTCGTGTCATGATCGAAACCATACATCAGAAATGCCGCTATTTTTATTCCCGCCCTGTGAATGTTCTGAATCCGCCGGCCATATGTTTCCACCGACTGCGCTTTGTTCACATTCTCGAGATTGGCCTGTGTGAAGGATTCGAGTCCGACGAACAAGGCCTTGCACCCCGCCTTCCGCATGATGCGCAGCGTTTCGGGATCATCTCCGATATCGATGGTCGCCTGCGCCCCCCAGGTGAAACGAAAGCCACGCGCAAGCATTCCTTCACACAATGCTCGAAGGTAGTTGTGGCGACTGTGAATGTTCGTGTCCATGAACGCAATGCGCCGCGTTTTCCCATGCAGGTATTCAAGTTCTGAAAACACATACCGTAACTTCCGCACCCGGCACACCCCTTTATATAATGCTGCAATGCAGCAGTAATCACAGCGGTAATTGCAACCGACACTGGTAAGCACCGGCGTGAACAGCAGCCGTTTCGCATTCAACGTTGTATAGTCGATCTGATAATTGAGATCAACACCGCAATGGTATTCCCGCTTCACCGTCCCCTGTATGAAATCATCCAGTATCTGACGCATCGCAGTGGGTCCGGGATTGCCATGTATGACGGCATCGCAGTGCGGCAACACGAAATCCGAGCTCATATGCGCCTGCATTCC
This window contains:
- a CDS encoding radical SAM protein, whose product is MRRKVYFIQPTYRDKYGKLLKGKSLYTMSLVLQALYSIVPPDWEAQLCNEYFDDVDFDTDASVIGISSMGYEIYRGIEIADEFRRRGKKVMFGGMQAHMSSDFVLPHCDAVIHGNPGPTAMRQILDDFIQGTVKREYHCGVDLNYQIDYTTLNAKRLLFTPVLTSVGCNYRCDYCCIAALYKGVCRVRKLRYVFSELEYLHGKTRRIAFMDTNIHSRHNYLRALCEGMLARGFRFTWGAQATIDIGDDPETLRIMRKAGCKALFVGLESFTQANLENVNKAQSVETYGRRIQNIHRAGIKIAAFLMYGFDHDTKDTAAQLSELVISHNIALPMINLLVPLPGTPLYSRLKSENRLLIKDEHDFLRNNIGYNSSFNLCLYKPLQMTADEAEAGFIDLLGRLSGLVGIVRRSLCPDPRLSVFFLYSNWLFRREYLRLKRMREKRQEQQPAQQVTECVT
- a CDS encoding porin family protein encodes the protein MNTYMRLVAIVLLFTVIHTMHAQERSAATMEGATILSGTASITSQGSENSDNRYTVLSLVPSLHYFVSDGVGLGGDVSLTHASQGDASATQIGIGPKISYFFDKGSNTIPYLGAGASFLSQAATRSETDTGWRIKLGGGLLLRKDHLGFVIEAGFLLDSIDRGEWTGTVSYNTIYIAFGFAGLFF
- a CDS encoding phosphotransferase, with the translated sequence MHALILADNLTNDYCSPETEFRDNILNIGIDEYERLFGGGEQHGEGVLPAVLRLAQESDGQTGIVLLRDCLDPDEPEHREILLRYGDHGIKDSRGYAFLPSLESLSSTVTVLETGSLALPLQAFSLAFEGLTGQRIEEQGKQEWKDTRILLVGVHTEKRLLNTAHILRHVFGFRHVAVTPHLVGSANRDAHFTALRYRYPDILVDVIPELADALAWVGLDPSKLPHKARHACSIGPTEIREALSHDQRRIVEAICMHWTRTELKPLKGGFSGSFLFLANGWKGEALTEPMVMKIDSFHSIRRELKGYERVKDLLGKHVPTISPPVSFGEFTGIGMELATMEGSPSTLQDLFEAATDDARLERFLNLLRRTLSLLAHNMYGNTGRRRHVAPYRQFMLHIRKQSRWLQGNIESLHRQRIKGTDTIDTDMVVRMFDLVRKNDDGLETVVCLSHGDLNLANLICDNIGNTWAIDWTHADNHPLELDFAKLENDIKFVIGKDFQEEDFIRLQRFEECVLDTAILPDINEMPASLRFIAWDIRFKRMYLAVRAVRETYFSLRDGDEWLMYRIALLKYAIHTLSFDRSRDRGECGPVQLWYALASAESLLFQLVADDFQLKIRGERPSTYPPRQRVSIDEADWRFESRDYNPPYNVEPEVLAHSRGSSASGWADPEDDFSGAFLVDGMTEIMKGEDGKPLNPSGRTGIAGRGALGRWGPNPVVLPVITRVNAHESGLELLLCDRGEEADDLPEDFVNFGEETEEVLRRYVDAVLDADAAAGSTKLLYQDYLYDARQTDNAWIYAYGFLLHTESETSVQSYKPWCTLRWTELTPELINRFSTGKAAILRSAVESLLQSGRVKEEIAMEILRKSG
- a CDS encoding ATP-binding protein, with the protein product MNSTANHSDEARIALTIRNNLPSIEEVKSAVADFAAAHGIPVALRDNLRVVLDELINNIIRHAYTDSDEHQIDVEVALRNRQLTATLRDDGIPFDPFTYQVPDTDLPLEQREVGGLGIHLVRQMMDAVSYTRSDSRNIVTVLKKL
- a CDS encoding STAS domain-containing protein: MEIERIINGEVITLHLIGSFDSNTAPMVEEQFNSAFDQGARHVVASFEKVDYVSSAGLRILLASTKKLRREGGDLHVCTLNQTTKSVFDISGFSTILKVFASEEEARSAFP